The sequence ATTTGCGCTTTCGCTTTTTCTGTTCAACGCCCTCGGTCTTTCCGGCGCATGGCTTGTCGTGCTGATCGTAGTGCCCGTAGTTTCTGCTGTCCTCTTTTACAAGCTGTCCAGGCTGTTTGTATCCGCAGCCATAGCCGTTACCGGGGCCGGCATAATTCTTTCACTGACACATTCACTGGCATATTCGGTGGCATTATCAGTTGCAGCTTTCGCGGTTGCATATATATTCTACAGGAGCCTTTCATCGTTGCTTGCAGCGCTTCTTGGATCGTCTCTGCTCCTGCTGTTTTTCATTGAACTGGGCATACCGTCCGCTTCGCCGCTGGTTCTTTCGCTGATCTGCTTCACCACAGGAATACTGCTCCGTTATCTGGTGTCTGTTATCGAAGGGCTGTCCGAAAGAAAGCGCCCGCTTTTTCTCAATGCAGGCTGATTTTAAGACGGCTTCAGCAGATAAAGCCTGTCGCCGAGTCTGACCACACCAACTTCCTTTCCCCGGGACAGATTTTCTCCACACCTGATGCTTTCTTCCTCGGCTGAATTCCTTTCCATCACCGTAACAGATCCCTTCCCTGCAGCGGTGATGATCGCCGTGCTTTCGATTTCCCTGCCGCCGATGAAACGGAGCCTTTCCAGCTCGGCCGGTTGGACCTTCAAGCGTCTTCCGTCCTCCATCGATTCGAGAACAACTCCTCCTGTGGTATCAACGACTCTGTAGAATCTGTTCTCGAATTCAACATAGTCACGCGCAGAAAACATCGGTACGCGGATGAGATAAGTCGTTCTGAATATATTTTTACCGTCCTTCTGTCCGTACAGTGTGCGGGTTCTGGATACACCGGAACCGTATCGCTGTGCGGTGCTCCTTGCTATGGCATACCCTGCTGAACTCGAGCTCAGATTTATGTCGAATCCCCCCCTCGTTGCCTTTATGCTCGATATGAAAAAATTAGGTTCGCGCTTTTCCAGCTCCTCCCCCAGCTTCCTGACATGATCCGCGGCGCCGGCAAGCACTTCCTTCCGTTCGTCCCCCAGCGCCCTGATCTGTATTGTTGATTCAAAATAATGGCCGCTCCTTCTGCTGCAGGTCGGGCAGGTGTTTCTGCGGATGTGAACAGCGACGTCATTTTGCTCATCTTTCAACATTCCGTCCTTCTCTGCAGTGACCGATATATGCAGCCGGGATGATAGCCGATCGTCCCTGAATCCTGTTGCGCTGTACGACACAATTTTAGCCCCTCTCGGCAGAACAATGCTCTTCCTGACATCCGAGCAGACGTATGACCCGAGGTCGGGTGCAGCTACCCAGTGCGCACCGTTTTTGACCCGCCCGCAGGAAGGGCATACATCAAAGCTGGCTGATGCGGGGACAGTTGCTATCGGCTCTCCCTGGGAATAGCAGTCTCTGCAGAATACAGCCCCTTTTACGGCCTCCTTACCGCATTTGATACAGAACATTGCAGATCGAAAAGACGGTCAACCGACTAATTAACCTTTACCCGGTCATTGATCTGCGTCCTGGTATCTTTGAGACTGCACTTGCCTCCTTCTGCCAGCTCTCGGGTGCCGGTGTACCCCAGAAAGTCTGGCGTCTAGGATCGTCGATGTTCCACCTGACAGGCGGAAGGCCGGGATCAGCAGCCATATAGTCTCCCGTGTAAAGCTCGATCCTGTGTTTGTCTGTGTCCCTCAGATAAAGGAAAAATGCATTGGTGATACCGTGCCTGCCCGGTCCCCTCTCAATGTTGGCGTAACGACCCCTGGATGCCATTATGTCAGCACAGTCCAGTATGCTGCTCCTGTCCGAAACAATGAATCCAGCATGATGGAAACGCGGTCCCTGGCCCCGCATTATCGCCAGATCATGGCTGGAATATTTTCTCCTTAGCCATGCGGACTGGATAAACCCCTCCTCGTCAACGGTGTACTCGGAGAGAATAAAATTCAATCTGCCTGTATACCATTCCACCGCAGAAGGAACATCAGGCGTGAGTATATTGAAATGATCAATCCTCATAATTTTCCCTCCCCTGTAGGCGTCGAAATGCTGCAGCTTCCAGTCAACCTTCTCTATGCTGTAAAAGAACTCTACCGGAAAACCAAAAGGGTCCTGAAAGCGTATTGTTTCGCCAAGTCCCTCCTCCACCCCCTCTTCGGCAATAAAATCCAGTCCCTCGGAATCGAGGAATTTCTTCGCCTTCCCGACATCCTTCTCAGTCCTCAGGCTGAAAGCCATATGACCCAGCGAGGGACTGTCACCCTTCCTTAGCACAAGGCAGTGATGGATTCTGTCCTCAATCCCGCGAAGGAATATACTTTCACCGGCTGACTCAGTCTCGATAAAACCCAGCAGGTCGACATAGTAGCGTCTGGCTTCCTCAAGATTGGTCACAGCGTACTCAATGTGCGACGCCCTCACTATATCGATTTCATCCATCGTTTCACCTCATTTGTTACGTTCCAGAAAGTCGATCACCATCTGCCTGTAACCGGATGTGTCATACCATGAGTAGAAGGCGCTGGCCATGCGTACCGGATCGCCAAAAAAGAAGCGTTCATACATCTCCTGCCTGGAGCCGAATGAGCTGCCCGCAATGTCCCATGCAAGCTTGAATAGGCGGACCTTTTCCTCAGCAGAAGCATTCCTTCCCTGATAATACTTGTCTATGTGGTCCCTCATCTCGCTCTCCATGTCTTCTGCCGTGGGGAGGGCCATCAGACCGCTGGCTCCGAGCTGCTGGATAATCTCCCTGATTGAAGGGTAGACACGCGGATAGATGTTTCTGCCGACATTGAGATACTTGAATCGTGGTGTCATTATGCCCCATCTGTTTACACTGCTCTCCTTCTCAGCAGCCGTGAGAAGGGCGCGCATTGTTTCCAGTATCATCGCGACCCTTGCAACCTTCTCCTGGACGTGCTGAAACTGATCCAGTCCTATTGCATCGACCATCATGGATATGACACCAAGTATGAACTCCGTCTTTGCAATCTCCCTGATGACAACCTGATGTGACATGTGCACAACTGCTTCCGTTCTTTCATGCAGGACATTTGCCCTTTCGGCATCCTCGAGCAGAAATATCCTCTCACTCGGAACAAGCACATCGTCAAAGAGGACTACCGCATCCATTTCCTCAAATCTGTATGCGAGCGGATGATCGAATTTTGAATCAGAGTTGAAAGGCTCCCTGCATATGAACTTCAAGCCGGGTGTATCAACAGGAAGGGCAAATGCAAATGAATACGGCATGTCGTCGGATCCTGCCTTCAGCACGGTGGACGGAAAGACGATTATTTCATCGGCAAGGGGGAAGGTTGCAAGCATCCTTGCACCTCGAACAATGATGCCATCGCTTCGTTTTTCCACAATGCGCGCTGCAAGAAAAGGGTCCTTCTGTTTTGAGACAGAAACAGATCTGTTGATCTGGGGGTTTATGAGTGTATGCGTCATTAGCAGATCGTTTTCGCGCACATATTCGTAGTAGTTCCTGATGTTCTCGCCGAATGCTCTGCCGGATGAGGCAAAAAATTCTGATGCCGATGCCATTGCCATGATGCTGCTGTTCAGGTAGTCTGGTGTTCTTCCAAGCATCCCCCCGGAAAAATCCGCCCATCGCTTCATCATGTTCCTGCGTGACTCTATGTCCTTCACCGTAAGCGGCTGAAGAAAACTCATCCCGACCCTGTCGCCGGTTTCAGGCGAGATATAAGTCATTTCGTTCTCGAGTTCGGGGTCGCACTGCATGTCATAAAGCCTTGACATGGTCAGTGCCATTTGCCTGAAGGCGCCGTGCTGTGTTATGCCGGTAGTCACTTTCTTGCCGCCTATCCAGACTTCTCTTTTCGTCCTGTCAAGGTCTCTCAGGTAGTCCCGTCCACTTCTTGCCGGCAATTGAATTCCCTTACAGGTACCTGCTTTTCTTTATTTAGCTGACATCCTGCCAAAAACAGGTATGCTATGGTTTCCCAGTGCAACATGGACAGTCTTTTCCTCCATGTAAAAGTCGAAGCTGTAGGTTCCGCCTTCCCTTCCGATTCCGCTGCTTTTCGAGCCTCCGAACGGCGTCCTTAAATCCCGTACGTTGTGTGAATTTATCCAGCACATGCCGACATCCAGTGCGGATGCGACCCTGTGGACTCTCTCGACATTTCTGCTCCAGACATAGGATGCGAGCCCGTACTCGACATCGTTGGCGGCAGCTATTGCCTCCTCCTCGTCTGAAAATTTCATGGCGGATAAAACTGGCCCGAATATCTCCTCCCTGGCTATTTTCATACTACGCTCCACGTTTCCGAAGAGGGTAGGTTCGAGGAAATTCCCTTTTCCGAATTGCGACGGTCTCCTTCCGCCGGCAAGCAGTTTGGCACCCTCTTTCCTTCCCGAGGAGACATATGACATAACGCGTTTCCAGTGATCCGGATGTATTAGCGGGCCCAGTTCCGTTTCCTCATCGAAGGGGTCACCTACTTCTATTGCATTCACCCTGTCTGTCAGCGATTCAACAAAATCATCATATATTGTATCCTGCAGGAGGAGCCTGGAGTTTGCAGTGCATCTTTCGCCGTTGAGGGAAAATACTCCAAAAACAACGGCGTCAAGTGCGCGGTCCATATCGGCGTCGTCGAATACGATTGCCGGCGACTTCCCGCCGAGCTCCATCGAGAAACGCTTGAGGGAGGATGCGCCGTTCCTCATAATTTCCTTTCCGGTGGTTGTCTCTCCCGTAAACGAGATTAGTCTGACGTTTCTGTTTGCAACCAGTGATGATCCGGCTGTCTCGCCAAGGCCTTGGACAACATTGAACGCACCCACCGGCAGCGATGTCCTGCTGATTATCTCCGCAAGTTTCGACGCACTCAGGGGAGACCATTCGGCCGGCTTCAGGACGCAGGTGTCTCCTGCTGCAAGACATGGAGCGATTTTCCATGTCTCGAGCATCAGCGGGGTATTCCAGGGCGTTATGAGGCCCGCGACGCCGGCAGGTCTCTTTTCCGTATAGTTCAGGAACTGTCCCCTGAACGGGAAAGAGTGGCCGGAAATCTTCGTTGCCATCCCGGCAAAGAATCTGAAATTTTCCGCTGCCCTCGCAATCTGCCCCTTCGTCTGCCTTATGGGTATGCCTGTGTCAAGCGTCTCGATTTCAGCAAGTTCCTCAGAATTGGCCTCAATTCCCTCAGCAATTTCCATGAGTACATTGGATCTGTCCACCGGTAGAATTCTGCTCCATTCACCTTGGAATGCGTTCGCGGCAGCTGCGACAGCCTCGTCGATATCGGCAATGTCTCCGGCCGAAACCTGTGCGATGACCGAATTGTCAATTGGACTTAAGTCTGCAAATGAGCTACCGTTCCTGTTGCTGACGAAACTTCCGTTGATGTAATGCTTAACCGTTTGTCTTCTTGCCATGCTTTTCATTGACACAGCTCCGCCCAACCGTTAAAATACAGTTGGTTGACAGCGATAATGGCGTTACATAGGATTAAACATATCCTGCGAACCGCGGAAACGAGCTGATTCCAGGCTCTTGAACGCCATTTCTTTTACGGGGCCAGAACCGGTGTCTCCGTACAGAGCGCCTGATTTCACCCTGGGGGGAACGGAATTGGGACTACGAAATACGATTGCAGCGGCTCAACAATCAAATATTCGGAATAAAATAGACGGCCGAAACAGATGGACGGCGGAACTGACATCAGGAACAGGGTAAACGAAAGCAGAGGACTGCTTAAAAAAATACAGCTGCTGGTTCCCGGTTTCAGAGGATACAGGCAGCTTGAAGATCTTAGGGTTGCAGATGAACTTCTTCGCAGACAGGTTGCGTCGCTGCTCCAGTCAGGTGAGAGCAGCATCAGGAGCGCAAGATCAGCTATTGCGGCAAGGGGAGACTACGGTTCCCTCCAGCCCGTGGCATCGCTGCTCTCCAAGCTGCAGCTGCTCGAAGGTGAGATTATCCATGCTGAACAGGGCTACTCAGGCATCTCCCCCGCGATAAGGATGGATCAGTCGAAGCTTGAATCACTGTATGACTACGACTATGCATTCATATCTTCCGCATCAAAATTTTCCTCGGATGTTGCCGCATTCCCCTTAAGTTCGCTCACCGGGAACGAGCTTGTTGCGAGAATAACGCTTCTGTCCGGGGAAGTTGATGAGATAAAGGGGAAATGGAACGCGCGGATGACAGCTGTTGAAAACATAAAGGTCGTGTGAGACAAATGTTCGGTAAAAAATCAAAAGAAATACCGTATTCCGGCGGAAGCGTTGCTGGCTCGATAACCATTGCCTGGGAAACTCAGTTCAAGCAGGACAATGTTATGTGGAAGGTCCCGCGCCTTATAAGGCTCAACGACAATATCGTCGTAAGGGAGGATGAAATTGCGGTTTTCTACAGAGATGGGAAGGTACTTGCATATTTTGACAAGCCGAACAGATACGCGCTGACTGATTTCAACGCGCCGATAGTCGGACCGCTCCTAAAATTTTTCACAGGTGTCCAGCAGCAGGCCGAAGTTTACTATCTGCAGAAGAGATTTTTTGACAGCAAATTCGGAAGCACAGAACCGTATGAATTCACGGATGCCCTGTTTGGCGTCGTGAGTCTCCGTGTCTTCGGCGAGTACAGATGGCGTGTGTCAAATCCTGAGAATTTCATAAACCAGTTTGTAGGCACTTTCAATGAAGAAACGATGGAACAGGTGGAGAGCAGGCTGAGGGAGCAGATGGTCCTGCTCGTATATGCCGCCATAGGAAAGATGAAAGACAGCGGACTCAAGATAACAGACCTTGCCGCCAATCTTCCCAATATAGAGCAGGTGGTTCTAGGTTCATCCGCGGACCATTTCCAGCAGTACGGAGTTGAAATCAACAAGGTTCCGGGGCTTACAATAAGCCTGCCGGACAGCGTGCAGAAGGCAGTGGACACAAGATCCGAAATGTCGGTGCTGGGTGTAAATTATATGCAGTATCAGGCAGGGCAGGCGATGGTGGATGCGGCAAAGAACCCTTCAGGGGTTGCTGGTGTGGGAGCGGGACTTGGCGTGGGCATTGGAGCCGGAGCCGGCATGGGTTATGCGATGGGAGGTCAGATGATGGGCGCAATGCAGCCATCAAGGCAGTGCCCGAAATGCGGTGCGCTGATTACAACACAAACAAATTTCTGCCCCAACTGCGGTGCTCCGCTGCAGCAGGCGCAACCGGCCCAGCAGACAGTCAAATGCCCCAGGTGCAACGCAGACATTCCATCGGGAAGCAAATTCTGCCCCAACTGCGGTGCAGATGTGAAACCAGCGCCTGTCAAGTGTGCAAATTGCGGGTTTGAAATACAGACGAAAACGAAATTCTGCCCGAATTGCGGCAAGCCTCTGTGAGGTGACTGATGCATGTATTGCCTTAAGTGCGGTGCACAGCTCCCTGATGATGCAGCTTTCTGCTACAAATGCGGGACAAAGGTCCCATCTGCCACTACGCAGCCGAAGCAACCTGCCGCCGCAGATCCGGCGGATTCGCAGAACAATTCCCGGGCAGTGCTGGCGGACGCAGGGGCTACCGAGCTGAAATGCCCCGGCTGCGGCGCGCCGATCAAGCCGCAGTTCGGTGAAATGGTCGTTACTTGCGAATACTGCGGTTCAAGCGTCTCACTCGGTTCAGGAGGATGGCGCGGTGTGGAAAAGCATACAATGCTGCCTCTGAAACTCACAACAAAGGAACAGGCGCTCGAAAATATAAGGAGCATCATGGACCGCGGACTGCTCAAAAAACATCTCGAGGAGGATTCGGTAAACGAAGATATGACGCTGAGCGTCGTTCCTTACTGGATTGTGCCTGTTTCGGCCAGAACTGCATACACAGCAGTCGATGCCGCAGCAGAGGTGGGCAGTATAGCCACCACTGCGGCCCTCTTCGGCCTCATGGGCGGAGCATTCGGCGGAGGAGGAAGGAATTCGGGATTCGGGACTGGGATGATGGAAGGCGCCATGTTCGGCGGAATGGCGATGGGCGGCTTCGGCGGAGGACGCAACACAATACGCTCTTATTCGCTTGACCAGAATTACCAGTTTCCGGTCGTCGCAATGAAGGCGTTGAATGAATACCAGCCAAGGGATTATCAGTTTTCACTCCAGGAGAGGACGCTCTTCAGTACCACAGCAATACCAAAATTTGCAAAGATACTGAACGGTGACGTAGGCGAGGATTCAGCCAAAAATTCAGCCAAAACAAACGTCGACCAGGTGCAGTCGGAAAAGGTGCACAGACAGCATCACATGGTGCAGAAAATGGACACCCAGATGGACGTTTCGGATCCTGAACTGCTGCATGCTCCTGTCTGGTTTGCAAGGTTCAACCATAAGGGAAAAAAGATCGTAATCGTGCTTGACGGCAATTCCGGCGGCGTGATTAACAGCATAGGCCTCGACTGATTTCCGGCACGACCAGTTTGAACGGCCGCATCAGTAGCTTTTCCAGGTACCGCCTATTACCCACACGGGCTCATCGGGATTGAAATATTCCTGTCCCTCCACCTTGAGTTGTTCCAGCATTTTTTCATTCACGCTTATGCCGAGGCCCGGCTTCTTGCTTACGCTGAAGTGCCCTCCCTCGACAGGCGTTGAGTTTCCGATGAGATCCCTCTTCCATCCCGGAAAGAAGTCGTAGAATGCTTCCTGAATAAGGAAATTTGGTATTGACGCATCGACCTGGATAGTCACTGCATTCTGTATCGGCCCGAAAGCGTTGTGGAATGCCATTTCTATGCCGTAAGATTCAGCGATTGCAGCCATCTTCCTTGCCTCTGTCACGCCGCCACAGTTCGTTATGTCCGCCTGGAAAAAGTCCAGTAGATCGCGTGATGCAAGAGCAACAAAATGCTGTTTTGTCAGAACCCTTTCACCCAGTGCCACTCTTATGCCGGTGCTGTTCCTGTACTTCTCCAGGCCGTCGAAATCCTCAGGATGTACCGGTTCCTCCGCGAAGAGTGGATTGAATGGCTCAATCGCCTTTGCAATTCTGATTGCTGAATTTGGATTGAATCTGCCATGGTGTTCTATCATAAGGTCAACTTTATCTCCGGCGGCATCCCTGACAGCTTTAAGCCTCTCAACCGCCTGGCGTATTCCATTCTCATCAATCCAGTCAAAATACGGGCCGAATATGTCGAATTTCAGGCCCGTATATCCCATCTTCACGATTTCCTTTGTCCTTTTCGCCCATTGGTCCGGCGTGACGCAGTTGCTGTACCATCCATTTGCATATACCCTTATTTTGTCCCTGAAATTCCCGCCGATAAGCCTGTGAAGAGGTGTTCCCAGGCTCTTGCCAATAATGTCCCAGCATGCGATATCAAACGCGCTGAGCGCTGTTGTGCTCTCAAATGACTCGGACAGATAAAAATCGTGTTTATACCATTCCCACCTGTTTCGCTCCACATCAAACGGATCCCTGCCCTTGTAGACCCTCCCGACTTCCTTAAGGGAGGAGACCACGGGCTCGACCCTTAATGTCGGTACCGCTTCTCCATAACCCACAATACCGTCTGATGTCGTGACCCTGACCACAATAGCAGAAGAAGCCCATGTCTGCCCGCTGGCAACCTCCTTCCCGAGCTGATAAATTTCGTAGTCGCTTATTTTCATAGTGAGGCATAGCACATGGGATAGTAAAACATTATGTTTTCACTGAAATGATAAAACTGCCTGTCACGCAGATCAATATTCTGATGCGACGCGATTGGTCAGCCTTCCTATGCCCTCAATGTCCACATCCACTACGTCGCCCGGTTTGATCGGCGAAATACCCCTTGGCGTGCCTGTCAGGATGATGTCGTCCTCATAAAGCGTCATGAATGCGCTCAGGAATTCCACAATCTCACCGACAGTGTGAATGAACATCAGCGTGCTGCCCTCCTGCTTAACCTCACCGTTGACGGTTGTCCTGATCTGCAACCCTCCGTCCAGGTCTATATCTTCAGCGGATGCAACCCAGGGACCGAGCGGACAGAATGTGTCGAACCCTTTTGCCTTAACCGGGGGCCTGAATGTATTTGTGATAAAGTCCCTCGCCGTGACATCGTTTGCTACGGTGTATCCTCGAACAAAGTTCAAAGCATCGGACGATCTTACGTTACGCGTTTTCCTTCCTATTACGACCGCCAGCTCACCCTCGTAATGTACATAGGTCGCGCCTGAGGGATAAATTATGTTTTCCATATGCCCGACGAGGGTATTCGGCGGCTTGAGGAAAATGAGCGGGGACTCTCCGGGACTCAGTCCCAGCTCATCCGCATGATCTCTATAGTTGAGTACCAGCCCTATTACTTTTGATGGCCTGACAGGCGGGAGGAAACGCACCTCATCCACAGAGTAATAGCCACCCGTCTCATCAAACAGGCGTTTGCCTTCTGCAGTCCCGGTATGCTCCTTGCCCGAAAACACAAACCTTACGTATTTCACACCATCACTTCCCTCTTAAGACCGTACGTTTCGAGCAGTTCTCTGAGTTTTGATCTCTTCCGTGCGGGGAGTTTCAGCAGCGGCGGCCTGAGTATGTTGTTCGCCAGACCAAGCATTTCCATGGCTGCTTTCAGCGGAACAGGATTGGTTTCCCAGAAAATTGCCTCGTTGATTGGAAAGAGCCTGAAATGAAGTTCCATGGCCTTCTTCCACTTTCCTGAGACTGCGAAATCGTACAAGGCGGCGACTTCCCGGGGCAGGATATTTGCAGTCGCGCTGAAGTGCCCGGCACCGCCTATTGCAAGCATCGGGTAGCAGAGCGATTCTATTCCGGAATATAGCAGAAAATCAGGACCGCACTTAGATAATATGGATGTTGCTGCATCCATATCCCTGCTGGACTGTTTGATGCCGATTATATTGCTGTTCGACACGTTGAGTCTGTAAACAGTTTCCGGCAGAATATCGGTTGCTGTCCTGCCCGGGATATTGTATATTATCAGGGGAAGAGAAACAGACCGGGCAATCCTGGAAAAATATTTTAAAAGCGCCTCCTGGGACGGTTTGACATAATATGGCACAATAACCAGGGCTGCATCGGCCCCGATGCGCTCCGCACGCTTTGTAAGCCGCATAGTGTCCGTAAGATTATTTGTTCCCGTGCCGGCAATGAACGGAACGCGCCCATTAATGAATTCGGCAGTCCGTTCGAAAAGCTGTTCCCTTTCCTCTAGCGAAAGGGAGGTGGGCTCACCGGTGGTTCCAGCTACGGAAATGCAGTGTGTTCCATTACGAATCTGCCAGTCTACCAGTCTAGAAACGCATTCGAAATCTATCGAATTGTTGATTCTGAAAGGAGTCACCAGCGGAACAATGGAACCGCGCAGTTCTCTGTTCATCGATTTCAGGGATAATATCCGCTGGACTTTCTTAATATTGACTGATCGCCTTATTCCAGACGAACCGCATGTGGGATGGCATCAACACCGTGCATGATGCCGGCAAGCCATGGCTTACAGCAACAGGCAGTTATTTTCCCTAAATCCTGCTGCGTATCAGAAGCATGTCACGGAAAACTGCGCGTGCTGTGCTTCTCCCGCCTGCCCCCGAACCCGTGAGCGTGACAACATCGCCGCCGTCGATGTGGTACGAGAGCGCATTGAGAGTTCCGTTTATATTGAGTCTGTCCGAAACTGGTATCGCTACTGGAGAAACAGATGCTCGACCATCAAACTCGGCTATCAGCCTTATGGTATTTCCCGCGCGCAATGCTTCGAGCATGTCTTTGCCTGAAATTTCGCCGATACCTTTGACCGTAACATCGCCAAGACGTAGCGACGCGCCGCAGAGCCAGTTAGCAAGTATTACGATCTTTGCGGCTGCATCTGTACCGTTGATGTCGTTTGAGGACTCCGCTTCGGCAATGCCCAGGCGGCGAGCTTCGGCGAGTGCAATATTCTGAGAAACTCCTTCCGTCATTCTGGAAAGTATGAAATTTGTTGTTCCGTTCAGAACGCCTCTGAGGGCACGTATTCTGTTAGGGAAAAGACATTCTTTTCCAAAATCAAGGAAGGGTGTCCCTCCTCCAACTGTCGCGCCAAATTTCAGCATGACACCGTTTTCCTGCGCTGCCTCCAGTGCTTCCGTCATCCGAATTGCCATGACTGCCTTGCTTGCCGTAACATAGTGCATACCGGCTCTGAAGGAAGAACGCATGATTTCAAGCGAAGAGTCGCACTCACGGTAGTCTGTAGGCAGGCAGTCCACGACAATATCGGCATCCGTCTCTTTGATCAGTTCGCGGATCCTGCCCCCCTGACAGAAATTAGGGAGGGTTGATATCGTCCCCTCTTTCTTGGAGTTGAGAACAGATGCGAACTTCA comes from Candidatus Sysuiplasma jiujiangense and encodes:
- the hpaE gene encoding 5-carboxymethyl-2-hydroxymuconate semialdehyde dehydrogenase, with protein sequence MARRQTVKHYINGSFVSNRNGSSFADLSPIDNSVIAQVSAGDIADIDEAVAAAANAFQGEWSRILPVDRSNVLMEIAEGIEANSEELAEIETLDTGIPIRQTKGQIARAAENFRFFAGMATKISGHSFPFRGQFLNYTEKRPAGVAGLITPWNTPLMLETWKIAPCLAAGDTCVLKPAEWSPLSASKLAEIISRTSLPVGAFNVVQGLGETAGSSLVANRNVRLISFTGETTTGKEIMRNGASSLKRFSMELGGKSPAIVFDDADMDRALDAVVFGVFSLNGERCTANSRLLLQDTIYDDFVESLTDRVNAIEVGDPFDEETELGPLIHPDHWKRVMSYVSSGRKEGAKLLAGGRRPSQFGKGNFLEPTLFGNVERSMKIAREEIFGPVLSAMKFSDEEEAIAAANDVEYGLASYVWSRNVERVHRVASALDVGMCWINSHNVRDLRTPFGGSKSSGIGREGGTYSFDFYMEEKTVHVALGNHSIPVFGRMSAK
- a CDS encoding fumarylacetoacetate hydrolase family protein, with protein sequence MKYVRFVFSGKEHTGTAEGKRLFDETGGYYSVDEVRFLPPVRPSKVIGLVLNYRDHADELGLSPGESPLIFLKPPNTLVGHMENIIYPSGATYVHYEGELAVVIGRKTRNVRSSDALNFVRGYTVANDVTARDFITNTFRPPVKAKGFDTFCPLGPWVASAEDIDLDGGLQIRTTVNGEVKQEGSTLMFIHTVGEIVEFLSAFMTLYEDDIILTGTPRGISPIKPGDVVDVDIEGIGRLTNRVASEY
- the dapA gene encoding 4-hydroxy-tetrahydrodipicolinate synthase, which gives rise to MNRELRGSIVPLVTPFRINNSIDFECVSRLVDWQIRNGTHCISVAGTTGEPTSLSLEEREQLFERTAEFINGRVPFIAGTGTNNLTDTMRLTKRAERIGADAALVIVPYYVKPSQEALLKYFSRIARSVSLPLIIYNIPGRTATDILPETVYRLNVSNSNIIGIKQSSRDMDAATSILSKCGPDFLLYSGIESLCYPMLAIGGAGHFSATANILPREVAALYDFAVSGKWKKAMELHFRLFPINEAIFWETNPVPLKAAMEMLGLANNILRPPLLKLPARKRSKLRELLETYGLKREVMV
- the hpaD gene encoding 3,4-dihydroxyphenylacetate 2,3-dioxygenase, producing MDEIDIVRASHIEYAVTNLEEARRYYVDLLGFIETESAGESIFLRGIEDRIHHCLVLRKGDSPSLGHMAFSLRTEKDVGKAKKFLDSEGLDFIAEEGVEEGLGETIRFQDPFGFPVEFFYSIEKVDWKLQHFDAYRGGKIMRIDHFNILTPDVPSAVEWYTGRLNFILSEYTVDEEGFIQSAWLRRKYSSHDLAIMRGQGPRFHHAGFIVSDRSSILDCADIMASRGRYANIERGPGRHGITNAFFLYLRDTDKHRIELYTGDYMAADPGLPPVRWNIDDPRRQTFWGTPAPESWQKEASAVSKIPGRRSMTG
- a CDS encoding SPFH domain-containing protein is translated as MFGKKSKEIPYSGGSVAGSITIAWETQFKQDNVMWKVPRLIRLNDNIVVREDEIAVFYRDGKVLAYFDKPNRYALTDFNAPIVGPLLKFFTGVQQQAEVYYLQKRFFDSKFGSTEPYEFTDALFGVVSLRVFGEYRWRVSNPENFINQFVGTFNEETMEQVESRLREQMVLLVYAAIGKMKDSGLKITDLAANLPNIEQVVLGSSADHFQQYGVEINKVPGLTISLPDSVQKAVDTRSEMSVLGVNYMQYQAGQAMVDAAKNPSGVAGVGAGLGVGIGAGAGMGYAMGGQMMGAMQPSRQCPKCGALITTQTNFCPNCGAPLQQAQPAQQTVKCPRCNADIPSGSKFCPNCGADVKPAPVKCANCGFEIQTKTKFCPNCGKPL
- the hpaB gene encoding 4-hydroxyphenylacetate 3-monooxygenase, oxygenase component is translated as MPARSGRDYLRDLDRTKREVWIGGKKVTTGITQHGAFRQMALTMSRLYDMQCDPELENEMTYISPETGDRVGMSFLQPLTVKDIESRRNMMKRWADFSGGMLGRTPDYLNSSIMAMASASEFFASSGRAFGENIRNYYEYVRENDLLMTHTLINPQINRSVSVSKQKDPFLAARIVEKRSDGIIVRGARMLATFPLADEIIVFPSTVLKAGSDDMPYSFAFALPVDTPGLKFICREPFNSDSKFDHPLAYRFEEMDAVVLFDDVLVPSERIFLLEDAERANVLHERTEAVVHMSHQVVIREIAKTEFILGVISMMVDAIGLDQFQHVQEKVARVAMILETMRALLTAAEKESSVNRWGIMTPRFKYLNVGRNIYPRVYPSIREIIQQLGASGLMALPTAEDMESEMRDHIDKYYQGRNASAEEKVRLFKLAWDIAGSSFGSRQEMYERFFFGDPVRMASAFYSWYDTSGYRQMVIDFLERNK
- a CDS encoding zinc ribbon domain-containing protein; the protein is MYCLKCGAQLPDDAAFCYKCGTKVPSATTQPKQPAAADPADSQNNSRAVLADAGATELKCPGCGAPIKPQFGEMVVTCEYCGSSVSLGSGGWRGVEKHTMLPLKLTTKEQALENIRSIMDRGLLKKHLEEDSVNEDMTLSVVPYWIVPVSARTAYTAVDAAAEVGSIATTAALFGLMGGAFGGGGRNSGFGTGMMEGAMFGGMAMGGFGGGRNTIRSYSLDQNYQFPVVAMKALNEYQPRDYQFSLQERTLFSTTAIPKFAKILNGDVGEDSAKNSAKTNVDQVQSEKVHRQHHMVQKMDTQMDVSDPELLHAPVWFARFNHKGKKIVIVLDGNSGGVINSIGLD
- a CDS encoding mandelate racemase/muconate lactonizing enzyme family protein, coding for MKISDYEIYQLGKEVASGQTWASSAIVVRVTTSDGIVGYGEAVPTLRVEPVVSSLKEVGRVYKGRDPFDVERNRWEWYKHDFYLSESFESTTALSAFDIACWDIIGKSLGTPLHRLIGGNFRDKIRVYANGWYSNCVTPDQWAKRTKEIVKMGYTGLKFDIFGPYFDWIDENGIRQAVERLKAVRDAAGDKVDLMIEHHGRFNPNSAIRIAKAIEPFNPLFAEEPVHPEDFDGLEKYRNSTGIRVALGERVLTKQHFVALASRDLLDFFQADITNCGGVTEARKMAAIAESYGIEMAFHNAFGPIQNAVTIQVDASIPNFLIQEAFYDFFPGWKRDLIGNSTPVEGGHFSVSKKPGLGISVNEKMLEQLKVEGQEYFNPDEPVWVIGGTWKSY